A portion of the Rhizoctonia solani chromosome 6, complete sequence genome contains these proteins:
- a CDS encoding carbonic anhydrase: protein MLLNIRAVASLFVLALSVIASPATIDHAHNDRVALATRADGTKVAVVTCMDPRINVDFLLKQLKLSSSTSYIIRNAGGRAKEALRSVMVSQEFLGTSEVYVIHHTDCGMADKSEEGMRRALYKKDDLTRTYMLNQMSFLPIRTKNYTESVLDDVALVTHHPLLKPNAKVSGYIYNIGTNGGRDSVKQVYP, encoded by the exons GTCCCCCGCTACTATTGATCACGCACACAATGACAGAGTCGCCTTAGCTACTAGAGCAGATGGTACAAAG GTTGCAGTTG TTACTTGTATGGAT CCACGCATCAA CGTCGATTTTCTGTTAAAGCAGCTTAAGCTTTCAAGTTCTACTTCTTATATTATTCGTAATGCTGGGGGTCGGGC TAAGGAAGCTCTTCGATCGGTTATGGTAAGCCAGGAGTTCCTAGGAACAAGCGAAGTATACGTTATACATCACACCGATTGCGGAATGG CCGACAAGTCGGAAGAAGGCATGCGTAGGGCCCTTTATAAGAAAGACGACCTCACTCGTACGTACATGCTCAACCAAATGAGTTTCCTTCCTATTCGGACCAAG AACTACACGGAATCTGTCCTCGACGATGTTGCTCTCGTGACACACCACCCTCTCCTCAAGCCCAACGCCAAGGTTTCTGGatatatctacaatatcgGAACCAACGGGGGGAGAGACAGCGTGAAGCAGGTTTACCCTTGA